In a single window of the Canis lupus dingo isolate Sandy chromosome 18, ASM325472v2, whole genome shotgun sequence genome:
- the PELI3 gene encoding E3 ubiquitin-protein ligase pellino homolog 3 isoform X2: MVLEGNPEVGSPRNSDLRHPGSQGSCVLSSPGEDAQPDQEPIKYGELIVLGYNGCLASGDKGRRRSRLALSRRPHANGVKPDVMHHISTPLVSKALSNRGQHSISYTLSRSHSVIVEYTHDSDTDMFQIGRSTENMIDFVVTDTSPGGGAAEGPSAQSTISRYACRILCDRRPPYTARIYAAGFDASSNIFLGERAAKWRTPDGLMDGLTTNGVLVMHPAGGFSEDSAPGVWREISVCGNVYTLRDSRSAQQRGKLVENESNVLQDGSLIDLCGATLLWRTPAGLLRAPTLKQLEAQRQEANAARPQCPVGLSTLAFPSPARGRTAPDKQQPWVYVRCGHVHGYHGWGCRRERGPQERECPLCRLVGPYVPLWLGQEAGLCLDPGPPSHAFAPCGHVCSEKTARYWAQTPLPHGTHAFHAACPFCGAWLTGEHGCVRLIFQGPLD; this comes from the exons ATGGTGCTAGAAGGAAACCCTGAAGTGGGGTCTCCCCGAAACTCAGACCTCCGTCATCCAGGGAGCCAGGGCTCTTGTGTCCTCTCTTCTCCTGGTGAAGATGCACAGCCAGACCAGGAGCCCATCAAGTATGGGGAACTCATCGTCCTGGG CTACAATGGGTGTCTGGCAAGTGGGGACAAAGGCCGCCGGAGAAGCCGCCTGGCGCTGAGCCGCCGACCCCATGCCAACGGAGTGAAGCCAGATGTCATGCACCACATCTCCACACCACTCGTTTCCAAG GCACTGAGTAACCGTGGCCAGCACAGCATCTCGTACACACTGTCCCGGAGCCACTCGGTCATAGTTGAATACACACATGACAGCGACACGGATATGTTCCAG ATCGGCCGTTCCACGGAGAACATGATCGATTTTGTGGTAACAGATACATCCCCTGGAGGAGGGGCTGCTGAGGGCCCCTCAGCCCAGAGTACCATCTCTCGCTATGCCTGCCGCATCCTCTGTGACCGCCGGCCACCCTATACTGCCCGCATCTATGCCGCTGGCTTTGATGCTTCCAGCAACATCTTCCTTGGA GAGCGGGCGGCCAAGTGGCGGACCCCTGACGGCCTGATGGACGGTTTAACCACCAATGGGGTCCTGGTGATGCACCCAGCAGGCGGCTTCTCTGAGGACTCAGCCCCGGGTGTCTGGAGGGAGATATCAGTCTGTGGGAACGTGTACACTCTGAGGGACAGCCGCTCAGCACAACAACGAGGGAAGCTG GTGGAAAATGAGTCCAATGTGCTACAGGACGGCTCCCTCATTGACCTGTGTGGGGCCACACTGCTGTGGCGCACGCCAGCAGGGCTGCTGAGGGCACCGACGCTGAAGCAGCTGGAGGCCCAGCGGCAGGAGGCGAATGCGGCACGGCCCCAGTGCCCTGTGGGCCTCAGCACTCTGGCCTTCCCCAGTCCGGCCCGTGGCCGCACGGCACCCGACAAGCAGCAGCCTTGGGTCTACGTCCGGTGTGGCCATGTCCACGGCTACCATGGCTGGGGCTGCAGGAGAGAGCGGGGCCCCCAGGAGCGCGAGTGTCCTCTCTGTCGCCTTGTGGGGCCCTACGTCCCTCTGTGGCTTGGCCAGGAGGCCGGCCTCTGTCTGGACCCTGGGCCACCAAGCCATGCCTTTGCACCCTGCGGCCATGTCTGTTCTGAGAAGACTGCCCGCTACTGGGCCCAGACACCACTGCCCCATGGCACCCATGCTTTCCATGCTGCCTGCCCTTTTTGTGGGGCCTGGCTCACTGGTGAGCATGGCTGTGTCCGCCTCATTTTCCAGGGGCCACTGGACTAG
- the PELI3 gene encoding E3 ubiquitin-protein ligase pellino homolog 3 isoform X1 gives MVLEGNPEVGSPRNSDLRHPGSQGSCVLSSPGEDAQPDQEPIKYGELIVLGCCEEGGEETEAQRGEVTGPRAHSCYNGCLASGDKGRRRSRLALSRRPHANGVKPDVMHHISTPLVSKALSNRGQHSISYTLSRSHSVIVEYTHDSDTDMFQIGRSTENMIDFVVTDTSPGGGAAEGPSAQSTISRYACRILCDRRPPYTARIYAAGFDASSNIFLGERAAKWRTPDGLMDGLTTNGVLVMHPAGGFSEDSAPGVWREISVCGNVYTLRDSRSAQQRGKLVENESNVLQDGSLIDLCGATLLWRTPAGLLRAPTLKQLEAQRQEANAARPQCPVGLSTLAFPSPARGRTAPDKQQPWVYVRCGHVHGYHGWGCRRERGPQERECPLCRLVGPYVPLWLGQEAGLCLDPGPPSHAFAPCGHVCSEKTARYWAQTPLPHGTHAFHAACPFCGAWLTGEHGCVRLIFQGPLD, from the exons ATGGTGCTAGAAGGAAACCCTGAAGTGGGGTCTCCCCGAAACTCAGACCTCCGTCATCCAGGGAGCCAGGGCTCTTGTGTCCTCTCTTCTCCTGGTGAAGATGCACAGCCAGACCAGGAGCCCATCAAGTATGGGGAACTCATCGTCCTGGG ATGCTGTGAGGAAGGaggtgaggaaaccgaggctcagagaggggaagtgactggtccaagggcacacagctg CTACAATGGGTGTCTGGCAAGTGGGGACAAAGGCCGCCGGAGAAGCCGCCTGGCGCTGAGCCGCCGACCCCATGCCAACGGAGTGAAGCCAGATGTCATGCACCACATCTCCACACCACTCGTTTCCAAG GCACTGAGTAACCGTGGCCAGCACAGCATCTCGTACACACTGTCCCGGAGCCACTCGGTCATAGTTGAATACACACATGACAGCGACACGGATATGTTCCAG ATCGGCCGTTCCACGGAGAACATGATCGATTTTGTGGTAACAGATACATCCCCTGGAGGAGGGGCTGCTGAGGGCCCCTCAGCCCAGAGTACCATCTCTCGCTATGCCTGCCGCATCCTCTGTGACCGCCGGCCACCCTATACTGCCCGCATCTATGCCGCTGGCTTTGATGCTTCCAGCAACATCTTCCTTGGA GAGCGGGCGGCCAAGTGGCGGACCCCTGACGGCCTGATGGACGGTTTAACCACCAATGGGGTCCTGGTGATGCACCCAGCAGGCGGCTTCTCTGAGGACTCAGCCCCGGGTGTCTGGAGGGAGATATCAGTCTGTGGGAACGTGTACACTCTGAGGGACAGCCGCTCAGCACAACAACGAGGGAAGCTG GTGGAAAATGAGTCCAATGTGCTACAGGACGGCTCCCTCATTGACCTGTGTGGGGCCACACTGCTGTGGCGCACGCCAGCAGGGCTGCTGAGGGCACCGACGCTGAAGCAGCTGGAGGCCCAGCGGCAGGAGGCGAATGCGGCACGGCCCCAGTGCCCTGTGGGCCTCAGCACTCTGGCCTTCCCCAGTCCGGCCCGTGGCCGCACGGCACCCGACAAGCAGCAGCCTTGGGTCTACGTCCGGTGTGGCCATGTCCACGGCTACCATGGCTGGGGCTGCAGGAGAGAGCGGGGCCCCCAGGAGCGCGAGTGTCCTCTCTGTCGCCTTGTGGGGCCCTACGTCCCTCTGTGGCTTGGCCAGGAGGCCGGCCTCTGTCTGGACCCTGGGCCACCAAGCCATGCCTTTGCACCCTGCGGCCATGTCTGTTCTGAGAAGACTGCCCGCTACTGGGCCCAGACACCACTGCCCCATGGCACCCATGCTTTCCATGCTGCCTGCCCTTTTTGTGGGGCCTGGCTCACTGGTGAGCATGGCTGTGTCCGCCTCATTTTCCAGGGGCCACTGGACTAG
- the PELI3 gene encoding E3 ubiquitin-protein ligase pellino homolog 3 isoform X3, with protein sequence MHHISTPLVSKALSNRGQHSISYTLSRSHSVIVEYTHDSDTDMFQIGRSTENMIDFVVTDTSPGGGAAEGPSAQSTISRYACRILCDRRPPYTARIYAAGFDASSNIFLGERAAKWRTPDGLMDGLTTNGVLVMHPAGGFSEDSAPGVWREISVCGNVYTLRDSRSAQQRGKLVENESNVLQDGSLIDLCGATLLWRTPAGLLRAPTLKQLEAQRQEANAARPQCPVGLSTLAFPSPARGRTAPDKQQPWVYVRCGHVHGYHGWGCRRERGPQERECPLCRLVGPYVPLWLGQEAGLCLDPGPPSHAFAPCGHVCSEKTARYWAQTPLPHGTHAFHAACPFCGAWLTGEHGCVRLIFQGPLD encoded by the exons ATGCACCACATCTCCACACCACTCGTTTCCAAG GCACTGAGTAACCGTGGCCAGCACAGCATCTCGTACACACTGTCCCGGAGCCACTCGGTCATAGTTGAATACACACATGACAGCGACACGGATATGTTCCAG ATCGGCCGTTCCACGGAGAACATGATCGATTTTGTGGTAACAGATACATCCCCTGGAGGAGGGGCTGCTGAGGGCCCCTCAGCCCAGAGTACCATCTCTCGCTATGCCTGCCGCATCCTCTGTGACCGCCGGCCACCCTATACTGCCCGCATCTATGCCGCTGGCTTTGATGCTTCCAGCAACATCTTCCTTGGA GAGCGGGCGGCCAAGTGGCGGACCCCTGACGGCCTGATGGACGGTTTAACCACCAATGGGGTCCTGGTGATGCACCCAGCAGGCGGCTTCTCTGAGGACTCAGCCCCGGGTGTCTGGAGGGAGATATCAGTCTGTGGGAACGTGTACACTCTGAGGGACAGCCGCTCAGCACAACAACGAGGGAAGCTG GTGGAAAATGAGTCCAATGTGCTACAGGACGGCTCCCTCATTGACCTGTGTGGGGCCACACTGCTGTGGCGCACGCCAGCAGGGCTGCTGAGGGCACCGACGCTGAAGCAGCTGGAGGCCCAGCGGCAGGAGGCGAATGCGGCACGGCCCCAGTGCCCTGTGGGCCTCAGCACTCTGGCCTTCCCCAGTCCGGCCCGTGGCCGCACGGCACCCGACAAGCAGCAGCCTTGGGTCTACGTCCGGTGTGGCCATGTCCACGGCTACCATGGCTGGGGCTGCAGGAGAGAGCGGGGCCCCCAGGAGCGCGAGTGTCCTCTCTGTCGCCTTGTGGGGCCCTACGTCCCTCTGTGGCTTGGCCAGGAGGCCGGCCTCTGTCTGGACCCTGGGCCACCAAGCCATGCCTTTGCACCCTGCGGCCATGTCTGTTCTGAGAAGACTGCCCGCTACTGGGCCCAGACACCACTGCCCCATGGCACCCATGCTTTCCATGCTGCCTGCCCTTTTTGTGGGGCCTGGCTCACTGGTGAGCATGGCTGTGTCCGCCTCATTTTCCAGGGGCCACTGGACTAG